A stretch of DNA from Methylobacterium sp. CB376:
CTGGGCGCCCTCGACCTGTCCGGGCCGGCCGCGGTCCACCACATGCACGCGCTCGGCCTGATCCGCCTCGCGGTGGACGCGATCGAGCACCGGCTGTTCGACGCGGTCGCGTCCGACCGGGCGGTCCTGCGCCTCCACGCGGACCCGGCGCTGCTCGGGACGCCGCGGGAGGGCGTGCTGGTCTTCGACGGGGCGCGGCTCGTCGGCGCCAACCGCGCCGGGCTGGCGCTCCTCGGCCTCGACTGGAGCGCCATCGACCGCGCGGATCTCGACCGGCTCTTCCCCGACCTGCGCGCGCCGGTCCCGGGCCCGCTCCAGCTGCGCGACGGGGCGGGCCGCCTGCTGCACGGGCGGCTCCAGGCGGAGCCGGCCCGCCCGCGCCCGCGACCGGGCCGCGCCCCGGCGGTGCCGGCGGGCCCCGACGCGCCGGTCTTCGACGCGGCCACCGCCGACCTGCTGGCGCGGGCCGTGCGGCTCCTCGACGCCGGCATCGCGGTCGTGGTCGAGGGCGAGACCGGCACCGGCAAGGAGGTCTTCTCCCGCGCGGTCCACGCCGCCTGCGCGCGGGCGCGGGCGCCCTTCGTCGCGGTGAACTGCGCGGCCCTGCCCGAGAGCCTGATCGAGGCGGAGCTGTTCGGCTACGAGCCGGGCGCCTTCACGGGCGCCGCCAAGCACGGCGCCAAGGGCCTGCTGCGGCAGGCGGATGGCGGGCTCCTGTTCCTGGACGAGATTGGCGACATGCCGCTCGCCCTGCAATCGCGCCTGCTGCGGGTGCTCCAGGAGCGCGAGGTGCAGCCGGTCGGCGGCGGCCGCCCGGTCCCGGTCGATTTCGCGCTGATCTGCGCCACCCACCGCGACCTCGGCCAGCTCGTGGCGGAGGGGCGCTTTCGGGCCGACCTGTTCTACCGCATCGCGCCCTACCGGGTGACGCTGGCGCCCCTGCGCGCGCGGGCCGACCGCCGCGAGGTCGTGCAGCGCCTCTGGGAGCACCTCGGCGGCGCGGCTCGGGGGATCGCCCTGGCGCCCGCCTGCGCGGCGCTCCTCGCCGAGGCGGAGTGGCCGGGCAATTTCCGGCAGCTCGTCGGCACGCTGCGCGCCCTCCTGGCCCTCGCCGATCCGGGCGACGTGGTCGGGCCGGAGCGGCTGCCCGACACCCTGCGGGTGCGCCCGCCGGCACTGCCGGCGGCACCGCCGGCTCCGGCGGCGCTCGCGGCTCCCGCCCCCTCCGCCGCGGCCGAGAGCCTCGACGCGATCGCCCGCGACGCGATGCGGGCGGCCCTCGACGCGGCGGGCGGCAACGTCTCGGAGGCCGCGAGGCGGCTCGGGATCAGCCGCAGCACCCTCTACCGGCGCTGCCTGTCGGAGCGGGCCTGAGCGGCCGTCGCGGCCGGCCCCGCCTCAGGCGATGGCGGCGACCGGCGGGGCCGTCCCTTCCGCGGCCGGCGCGTAGTAGGCCATGGCCTCGCGGCGCCCGCGCAGGGGGGCGCGGCTGACCTCCCGCCACGCCCCGCCGCGCGCGCCCGCCGCGCGGCAGGCGGCCTCCGAGGCCAGGATCGCCACCCCGTGCACCTTGGTGGCCTGCTCCAGCCGGGCCGCGACGTTGACGGTGTCGCCGAGCACGGTGAATTCCAGCCGCGCCTGCTGGCCGATGATGCCGCAGAAGACCTCGCCGTAATGCACGCCGATGCCGATCCCGTGCGGGCGCGCCCAGCGCGCGCTCGGGCGGCCGGCCAGCGCCGCGAGGCTGCGCGCGAAGGCGAGCGCCCGGGCGGCGTCGTCCGGCCGCGGCTCGGGCAGGCCGAAGACCAGGAGCGCCCCGTCGCCGATGAACTTGTCGACCACCCCGCCGTGCAGGCGCGCGAGCCGGATGATCCGGCGGCGGAAGGCGGTGAGCAGCACCGAGAGCGCGTGGGGATCGAGCCGCTCGGCCAGGCCCGTGGAGCCGCGCAGGTCGACGAAGACGATCGCGGCGAATTGCCGGCGCCCGGCCCGCAACCCCTCGACGTCGTCCGCCAGGCGGGTGACCAGCTCCTCCGGCAGGAAGCGCGACAGCGAGGCCCGCCGGCCGGCCTCCCGGACGGCCGAGACGGCGAGCACTGCCAGCAGCGTCGCCCCGAGCGCGACCAGCACCCAGATCGTCAGCGCGACCCGCGAGACCTGGGCCCGGCGCGCCTCCATCAGCGCCGCCTCCTGCTGCTCCATCTGCCGCAGCAGGCCCCGGATCTCGTCCATCAGCGGCTTGCTCGGGCCGCCCGCCAGGGCCCGCGCGACGGCGTCCCGCCCGTCGCGCAGGGACAGGTCCACCGTGGCCGCGAGATCGGCGCGCTTGGCGGCGATCAGGCCGCGCAGCCGCTCGGCCCGCGCCCGCTGCTCGGGAGCATCGCGCACCAGGGCCTCGAGCTCCTCGAACTCGTCGGCGATCATCGCCTCGCTCGCCGCGAAGGCGTCCAGGAATCGGGCGTCGCCGGTCAGCAGGAAGCCGCGCTGCTGCGTCTCGGCCTCCTGCACGGCCGAGAGGAGGTGGCCGAGCTGCGCGTCCACCATGACGGTGTGGCGGACCGCCTCGGTACCCTGGTGCTGGTACACGAACGCGCCGAGCGCGATCAGCATCATGCCGATCAGCGCCGCGAAGCCGGCGCTCATCCGGACGGCGCCCGGGCTGCGGAGGAGGCGGAGGCGGCGCACGTCCCGTCGTTTCCTTCCCGAACACCTTCTCGCGGAGTCTTGCCCGAAGCCGTGAAGAACCGGTTCCTCGCGACGCGGCGGCCGGGCGATCCGCGCGAGAGCCGGACGGACCGGATGTCGAACGGGACCGGCCCGGGCCGGTTCCCCTGCCCCGGCGCCGCAGGACGCGGTCATGCGACAGCCGATTGATGGCTTCGCCATCTCCGATTTCGGCCATGCGGATGTCCGCGTCGCTCAGGCGCCGCGCGGGCTTGGCATTTCGGCTTCGCTCAAGCGCCGCGCGGGCTTGGGATCCGGGATCTGCTGCGATCACGCGGATCCCCGATCAGAGCCCGCGCAGGAAGCCCGCGAAGCGCATCAGCCCCTCGGGCCAGGGGCCGTGGCCGCTCTCGCCGTTCAGGTGCCCGGCCTCGCCCGCATCGACGAGCTCGGCGCCCCAGGAGGCCGCGAAATCCTCGGCCCGGTCATAGGCGGTCCAGGGATCGGAGCGGCTCGTGACCAGCAGGGCCGGGAAGGGCAGCGGCTCGCGGGGGATCGGCGCGAAGGCGCGCAGCAGGGCCGGCGCGTCCGGCCGCTCCACGTCCGGCAGCGCGACCAGGAAGCCGCCCCGCACGGCGCCCGGGGGCAGGAAGGGGGCGGCCTGGACCGCCGAAACCACCCCGAGGCTGTGCGCGACGAGCACGACCGGCCGCTCGGCCGCCCGCACCGCGGCGACGACCGCGTCGCGCCACGGCTCGGGCTCCGGGCGGTCCCAGTCCGGCATCCCCACCCGCCGCGCCGTGGAGAGCCGCTCCTCCCACCGGCTCTGCCAATGATCGGGCCCGGAATTGGTGTAGCCCGGGATGACGAGGATGTCGCAATCGGCGCTTCGCATGGTGCCCGAGCGATAGCGCGTGCGGGCGCAGCCGTCGAGGCGGGCTCACTCGGCCGCGAGGGCGAGCGGGCCGCCGACCTGACGGGCGAGGCCGGTCGAGGCGAGGTTCTTCAGCTTCGCCTCGATCTCGAAATCGCTCCAGGCGAGGTGGAGGGCCACGACGTCGTTCAGCGCCCGGTTCCACATCAGGTCGGAATGGGCCGCGAGCGCCCGGCCGCTCAGGCCCGCCGCCAGCAGCGCGGCGAAGTCCGGGAGGGCATCCGGGTCGTGGCCGACCAGCAGGTCCTCGCGCGAGACGCTGACGTGGCTCACCGGCCGCACGCCCCGCCAGGACTCCCGGATCCGGGCGATGCGCGGATCGTCCGGCGCGATGTAGTGGCCGCGGCTGTGGATCCAGTGGTGGTGGAGATCGAGGACCACCGGCACGAGGTCGCCGAGTTCCAGCACGTCGTCGAGCCCGAAGGAATCCTCGTCGTTCTCCACGGTGACGAGGTGGCGCGCCGCCTCGCTCACCCGCGGCAGGGTGGCGCGGAAACCCGCGAGGCCGGGCTCGCGGGCGCCGACATGGATGTTCACGTGGGCCCCGTGCGGGTGCCAGCCGGCGCCGTAGCCCATCATCGCCATGACCTCGGCGTGGTAGTCGAGTTCCGCGATGCCGTTGGCCAGGGCCGCCGGGTTGCGCGAGGCGAGGATGCAGAAGGGCCCCGGATGCATGCTGAGCCGCACGCCGCCCGCCCGCGCCGCCTCGCCGATTCCCGCGAGCCCCGCCTCGATGGACCGGCGGAAATCCGGGTCGGCGTAGAGGTCGCGCACCTCGGGATGGGTGTAGCCGGGCAGGATCGCGCTCGCGAGGCGCAGGAGCCGCTCCAGCGGCGGGCGCGCGGCGACCCAGCCGATCTGGCGCCGCAGGGCCGCGAGGTTGTGGCCCACGACCGCGGCCAGCTTGTCGCGGGCGCCGGCGGGGTCGAGCCGGCGCAGATGCGCGATGGTGACGCTGGTGACGTTCATCGCCAGCGCCGCCTCCTTGGCGGCCTTGAGCGTCGGGTGGGTGCCGGGCGCTTCGTCGGGGATGAACTTGCAGCAGAAGCCGAGGCGGGGGCTGTCGTCCGTCATGGGCCGACAACGCCGGGGCCCGGGCCGGGTTCGGGGCGCGGTCCGCCCGCGCCCCGGGAAATCGGCTCAGTGCGTCTGGATCGTCGGCCCGCCCGGGCGCGGCGTCGCGCCGCCCTGATCGGCCTGGCGCAGCTCGTCCGTGGCCGCGTGCGCCGCCGCGGAGGCCGCGTCCTGCGCTTGGTCGAGGGCGGATTCGACGAACTGGCGGCCGCGCTCGGTCGCCTCGCGGGCGTAGCGCAGGCCCTGGTCGCGCACCTCGTCCGCCCAGGCGCCGACCGTCTCGTCCTCGCGGCGCGTGCGCGGCAGGAGGGCGCCGATCATCAGGCCGGCGGCCAGGCCGACCACGCCGACGAGGAGCGGGTTCTCGCCCACGAAGCGCTCGACCGCGCTCTGGCCGCGGGAGATCTGCGCCGAGCTCCGCTCGCGCAGGTCGGCGTAGCGCCGGGCGCCGGACTCGATCGCGTCGTTGGCGTAGTCGCGGGCGCGGTCGAGGGTCTCCGAGCCGCCCTGCTGGAAGCTGCCATAGGCCTGGCTGGCGCGCTGGTGGGCCTGCGAGACCGCGTCGCTCGCCGTCCGCCGCAGGCGCTCGGCCGCGGCGTCGGCGGCCTGCCGGATCTGCTCGGCGGTCTGACCGGCGGTGTCGCCGACCTTCGCGGCGAAGTCCGAGGCTTGGCTCGAGGCTTGGCTCGAGGCTTGGCCCGTGCCTTGGCCCGTGCCTTGGCTCGAGGCTTGGCCGGTGCCTTGGCCCGGTGCCTGTCCGCCGGCCGTCCCGGCCTGCGCCCGGGCGGTGTCGTGGTCCTGGTGGAGATTGCGCTCCGGCCCGGCGCCCGGGACGTGGGCGGAGGGGGCGTCCGGAGTTGCGGGCTTGATGGTGTGGTCGGCCATGTCGTGCATCCTTGTCGTGCAGCCTTGGCTTGCGGGCGCGGTCCGGCCCGCGTCAGATCTGCGCGGCCTCCGGACGGGCAACCCCGTCGGCGGCCGGGTGGTCGGTCGGGCGGTCCGGGTCGTAGATGCGCACGGCGCCGTCGTTCAGCACCGGCACCGTCGCGGCGCGCGCCGCCGTCGCTTCCTGGTGGAGGCGGCGGCGATTCTCCTCGGAGACGCGGTGCAGCAGCCAGCCGACGCCTGCCACGATCAGCATCACGGGCACCGGGTTGCGCCGAACCGCCGCCAGCGCCCCGTCGTAGAGGCCGCTCATCGGCGACTGGCGCACCGTGCCGAGCATCTCGTCGACGATGCTGGCGGGCGACAGCCGGTCCTGGATGCGGTCGATCGTGTGATCGAGCCGGGCCCGGGTCTGCTCGATCTCCTGTTCGAGCTCCGAGATCGACTGGGTCATCCGGACACCCTCTCGGACAGGACTCGCGCGTCCTGGCGCACTTGGCGGGTCGTGCGGGTGGGCGTGAGGGTCGAGAGCGACATCGCGCGGCTGCCCGCCAGGGCGAGGCCCACCGCCACGACCAGGAACACGCCGCCCACGATGAGGGCGGCGAGCGCCTCGGAATGGACCAGGGTGGCCAGCCACTTCACCAGCGCGTCGACCAGGACCAGCAGCGCGACGACCGCGAAGACCGCCGCCCCCACCACCATGCCGAGCCCGAGGAACAGCGTCCTCAGATTGTTCGACATCTCGGTCCGGAAGAGGGCGATCTCCTTGCGGGCGAGGTCGGTGGTCTCGCGCAGGGCCTCCGCGAGGAGACCCTGGATGCTGCCATTGCTCGGTTCAGCCATCGCCGCCTCCGTCAGACAGGGCCACGCCCGCCCGCCCGGCGCTCGGCCGCGAAGGCCTCGCGGCCCGGCATGGCATGGCGCGGATGGGCCGAGGACTTGATGAAGCGCGCCGCCAGGAAGCCGGTCACGAAGGTGGCGATCGCCACGGCGGCCGGGCGGCGGCGCGCCGCGGCCTCGATGTCGCTGTAGAAGTCCTCGAAGCTGCGCTCGCGGATCGAGCCGGAGAGCTGCTCCAGGCCCTCCGCGGCGCTGTCGAAGAAGGCCCGCACGTTCGGCTGGCTCTCCAGGCCCTTGCCCGATTCCCTGAGAGCTCGGGCGAAATCCTCGACCGATTGCGCCGCGTCGTCCTTGCGCCGCGCGACGTAGCCGGTGACCTGCTCGCGCGCCGCGTCGACCAGGCCGTAGCCGCGCTCCACCGCGACGTCGCCGAGCTGGCGCACGTCGTCGCGCAGGCCCGTCCAGCCGGCCGGATGGTCCGCGCCCGGCCCCGGCCCGGCCTGATGCTGCCCGTTCTGATAACCCGCGCTCATCACCCAAGACTCCTTGAGACATCATCATGGCGCGTCGGACGCCCGCCCGGCGCGGTCTACGATTGAGCGAGTAACCGCAGCCGGGTCGCCCGGTTCCGCTGCGGATGCAAGGCCCGTTCTCGTCCGGCCCGCGGCCGCGCCGCAGCGCGGCGAAACCGGGGCGATTCCTGTGGAGCGCCGTGCCCGGCGGAAAGCGCCGCCGTGCAACCGATGCGTTCCGCGAGGGTTGACCAAGGGCCGCGGATCGCGCTTGCATTCCGCGCATCCTACGCTCGCGCCGTGAGGGAGGGGCCGGGGCCCGGAACCCTCCCCCGCTCAGGGAGTCCGTAACCGCCGTGTCACGCCTGATCATCGTCTCGAACCGCGTCGCCGTCCCGGAAGCGGGATCGAAGGCCGTCGCGGCGGGCGGCCTCGCGGTCGCGTTGAAGGAAGCGTTCACCGCGTATCGGGGGCTGTGGTTCGGGTGGAGCGGTAAGATCGCCGAGCAGCCCTCGGGCGCGCCGGCCATCGCGGATCGCGGCCGCGTGCGCTACGCGGTGATGGACCTCTCGCCCCAGGATCACCGGGAATATTACAGCGGCTTCGCCAACCGGGCGCTCTGGCCGATCATGCACTACCGGCTCGGCCTCGCCGCCTACTCGCGGGCCGACTACGCGGGCTATCAGCGGGTCAACCGCATCTTCGCGCAGGCCCTGGCCGGCCTGATCGAACCCGGGGACCTGATCTGGGTGCACGATTACCACCTGATCCCCCTCGCCTCGGAGCTGCGTGGCCTCGGCGTGGCCAATCCGATCGGCTATTTCCACCACATCCCGTGGCCCTCGGGCGAGGTGTTCAACACGCTCCCGGCCTCGAACGAGCTGCTGCGGGCGGTGGCCGATTACGACCTGATCGGCCTCCAGACCGAGTGCGACGTCCACAATCTCTCGCGCAACCTCGTCGACGAGCTGCGGGCGATCCCGCTCGGCGGCGGCTCGCTGATGGTGGATGGGCGGCGCACCCGCATCCGCAGCTTCCCGATCGGCATCGACGTCGAGGGCTTCCGGCAGGCGGCGGACCGGGCCGGCATGAACCGGACGGTGCGGGACACGATCGCCGGGCTTCGCACGCGCAAGTTGCTGATCGGCGTCGACCGGCTCGACTATTCCAAGGGCGTGCCGGAGCGGATGGAGGCGGTGGAGCGCTTCTTCGCCTCCAACCCCGACCAGCGCGGCAACGTCGTCTTACTGCAGATCGCCCCGAAATCGCGCACTGAGGTGCCCGAGTACGAGCAGCTCAGCCGCGACGTGAACGAGGTCCTGGGCAACATCAACGGCTCGCTCGGCGAGCCGTCCTGGACGCCGATCCAGTACGTCACCAAGGCCTATCCGCGGGCGGTGCTGGCGGGCCTGTACCGGGCGGCGCGGGTCGGCCTGGTGACGCCGATGCGCGACGGGATGAACCTCGTCGCCAAGGAATACGTGGCGGCCCAGAGCGAGGACGATCCGGGCGTGCTCGTCCTGTCGAAATTCGCCGGCGCGGCGCGCCAGCTGCCCGAGGCGCTGCTGGTCAACCCCTACGACCGGTTCGAGGTGGCGGAGGCGATCCGGGCCGCCCTCTACATGCCCAAGGCCGAGCGGCTGGAGCGCTGGAAGCCGATGGTCGAGCGGCTCGGCCGCGAGGACGTGGATTGGTGGGCCCGCACCTACCTGACCGAGCTCGAAGCCTTCCGCACCATCGAGCGCGAGCCGCCGACGGCCGCCGAGGCGGCGCAGTAGCCGCGGGACGCGGCGCTCAGGAATCCTGCACATCCTGCCGGCAGCGGAGCGGATCGGTCTCGCGCAGCAGGTTCTCGCCCATGAAGGCCACGAAGGCGGCGAGCTTGGGCGAGGGGTGGCGGCTCGCCGGCCACAGGATGTGGAAGGCGCCGACCTCGCGCAGGTGATCGCGAAGGACGGCGACGAGCGCGCCGCGCCGCAGGAACCGCTGCACCGCGAAGAGCGGCAGGCAGGCGAGGCCGAACCCCTCCTCGGCGAGGCAGAGCTGCGGTTCCAGGGTGCTCGCCACCGCGGTCACCGGCAGGGCGAGGTCGAGATCCGCGCCGTCCCGCACCAGGGGCCAGCGCTGCAGCTTGCCCGTCGTGGGATAGCGGTGGTGCAGGCAGGCATGGGCGAGCAGGTCCTCCGGCGCGCGCGGCGTGCCGCGGGCCGCGAGGTAGTCGGGCGAGGCGACGATCCGGTGCGAGAAGGCGCCGAGCCGGCGCATCATCAGCCGCGAGTCGCGCGCCTCGCCGGTGCGGATCACGGCGTCGAAGCCCTCCTCGATCACGTCCACCAGCCGGTCGGTGAAGTCGAGATCGAGGGTGATCTCCGGATAGGCCCGCATGAAGGCCATCACCGCCGGCATCATCAGCATGCCGATCAGGGGCAGGCTGACGCGCAGCGTCCCGCTCGGGGCGCGCCGGGTCCGGGAGAGTTCGATCTCGGCGGCCTCGATCTCGGAGAAGATGCGCCGGCAGCGGTCGAGGAACATGGCGCCCTCCGGGGTGAGCGTGAGCGAGCGCGTGGAGCGGTGGAAGAGCCGGACCGCGAGCCGATCCTCCAGCCGCGCCACCGCCTTGCCCACCGCCGAGGCGGAGAGGCCGAGCCGCGCCGCGGCCGGCGCGAACCCGCCCGCCTCGGCCGTCTGCACGAAGGCGTTGAGTGCGCCGAGATGCTCCATGGGGCCCCCCCGATTGCGGACGCGGATGTCCGCGATGTCGGGAATTCTAGCCTCATTCCGCAGGGTCAGCGAGGCCCCTACCCTCCCGGGCCATGAGAACGCCCCCTGCCTCCCACCCCTCCCGCGGCGAGGGCCTGCCGCTCCCGGGCCTCCTCGCCCTCGCCATGGCGGGTTTCATCACCATCCTCACCGAGGCGTTGCCGGCCGGCCTGCTGCCGCAGATCGGCGCGGATCTCGCCGTCTCCGAGGCCGTCGCCGGGCAGTTCGTCACGGTCTACGCCGCCGGCTCGCTCCTCGCCGCCATCCCGGTGACCGCGGCGACGCGGCCGCTGCGGCGGCGCCCGCTGCTGATCGCCGCGATCGCGGGCTTCGCCGTCGCCAACACCGTGACGACCCTGTCCGGCTCCTACGCCCTGACCCTCGCGGCGCGCGCGGTCGCCGGCATCTCGGCGGGGCTGCTCTGGGCGCTCCTGGCCGGTTACGCGGCCCGGATGCTGCCCGAGGCCGCGCGGGGCCGCGCCATCGCGGTCGCCATGGCCGGCACGCCGCTGGCGCTGTCGATCGGCATCCCGGCCGGCACCTTCCTCGGCGCCCTGATCGGCTGGCGCGCCTGCTTCGGCCTGGTGACGGGGCTCAGCGGGATCCTGATCGTCTGGGTTCTGGCCGCCCTGCCCGATCCTCCCGGACAGGCGGCCGGCCGCGGGCTGCCGCTCTCCCGCGTGGCGTCCATGGCCGGGATCCGGCCGGTCCTCGCCGCGACGCTGACCTTCGTGCTCGCGCACACCATCCTCTACACCTACATCGCGCCGTTCCTCGACGCGGCGGGGCTCGGCGCCCGCACCGATCGCGTGCTGCTCGTCTTCGGCGCGGCCTCGGTGCTCGGCCTCGGCATCGTCGGCCTCCTCGTCGATCGCCGGTTGCGGACGCTGACGCTCCTCAGCACGGCCCTGTTCGGCCTCTCGGCGCTGGGTCTCGCCCTCGGCGGCGGCGCGGCGCTCCTGATCGCGGCGGTCGCCGCCTGGGGCCTCGCCTTCGGCGGCGCCGCGACGCTGTTCCAGACGGCCCTCAGCCGGTCCGCCGGGGATGAGGCGGACGTCGCGCAGGCGATGCTGGTGACGACCTGGAACCTCGCCATCGCGGGGGGCGGCCTGCTCCTGGAGCGGGTCGGCGCCCAGGGCCTGCCGCCGGCGCTCATGATCCTGCTCGTCCCGAGCTTCCTCGTCGTCCTGCGCGCCCGGCACCACGGCTTCCCGCCGGCCGCGCCACCCTCACCCCTCGAAGGAGCGTGACATGTCCGAGACCTCGCTGATCCTGCGGCTCGACCGCGTCATCGACGGCGCCCTGGCGGCCGAGCGCATCGTCGGCGCCGTCGTTCTGGTGGGCCGGGACGGAGAGACCGTCTACGCCCGCGCCGCCGGGCTCGCCGACCGCGAGGCGGCGGCGCCGATGCGGCCGGACACGATCTTCCGGCTCGCCTCCGTGTCGAAGCCCTTCGTGGCCGCGGCCGCGCTGGCCCTGGTGGCGCAGGGTCGGCTCGCGCTCGACCGCCCGATCACCGAGTGGCTGCCGGATTTCGCGCCGCGCCACGAGGGGCGGCCGGCGCGCATCACGCTCCGCCACCTCCTCAGCCACGCCTCGGGGCTCGGCTACGGCTTCCTCGAATCCGCGGACGGGCCGCTGCACCGAGCCGGCGTCTCGGACGGGATGGATCGCTGCGGCCTGACCCTCGCGGAGAACCTGCGCCGCCTCGCGGGCGTGCCGCTGCTGTTCGCGCCGGGCACCGGCTTCCGCTACGGGCTCGGCCTCGACGTCGCCGGGGCCCTGGTGGCGGCCGCGACCGGCCTGACGCTGCCGGAGGCGG
This window harbors:
- a CDS encoding sigma-54-dependent Fis family transcriptional regulator; the encoded protein is MESRVATPRTLLAARQRMVGKGGLEGVPDPILRSWERCAALGLDFGTRPRVEPVTERELREACERNEALRRRCRPEIEALHADAQATDSLVILTDAEGLVLDTLGSTTFAGRAAQVALRPGVPWNEAATGTNAIGTALVERRPVEVRGAEHYFEPHRILSCAAMPILGSRGETLGALDLSGPAAVHHMHALGLIRLAVDAIEHRLFDAVASDRAVLRLHADPALLGTPREGVLVFDGARLVGANRAGLALLGLDWSAIDRADLDRLFPDLRAPVPGPLQLRDGAGRLLHGRLQAEPARPRPRPGRAPAVPAGPDAPVFDAATADLLARAVRLLDAGIAVVVEGETGTGKEVFSRAVHAACARARAPFVAVNCAALPESLIEAELFGYEPGAFTGAAKHGAKGLLRQADGGLLFLDEIGDMPLALQSRLLRVLQEREVQPVGGGRPVPVDFALICATHRDLGQLVAEGRFRADLFYRIAPYRVTLAPLRARADRREVVQRLWEHLGGAARGIALAPACAALLAEAEWPGNFRQLVGTLRALLALADPGDVVGPERLPDTLRVRPPALPAAPPAPAALAAPAPSAAAESLDAIARDAMRAALDAAGGNVSEAARRLGISRSTLYRRCLSERA
- a CDS encoding adenylate/guanylate cyclase domain-containing protein, with protein sequence MRRLRLLRSPGAVRMSAGFAALIGMMLIALGAFVYQHQGTEAVRHTVMVDAQLGHLLSAVQEAETQQRGFLLTGDARFLDAFAASEAMIADEFEELEALVRDAPEQRARAERLRGLIAAKRADLAATVDLSLRDGRDAVARALAGGPSKPLMDEIRGLLRQMEQQEAALMEARRAQVSRVALTIWVLVALGATLLAVLAVSAVREAGRRASLSRFLPEELVTRLADDVEGLRAGRRQFAAIVFVDLRGSTGLAERLDPHALSVLLTAFRRRIIRLARLHGGVVDKFIGDGALLVFGLPEPRPDDAARALAFARSLAALAGRPSARWARPHGIGIGVHYGEVFCGIIGQQARLEFTVLGDTVNVAARLEQATKVHGVAILASEAACRAAGARGGAWREVSRAPLRGRREAMAYYAPAAEGTAPPVAAIA
- a CDS encoding RBBP9/YdeN family alpha/beta hydrolase, which produces MRSADCDILVIPGYTNSGPDHWQSRWEERLSTARRVGMPDWDRPEPEPWRDAVVAAVRAAERPVVLVAHSLGVVSAVQAAPFLPPGAVRGGFLVALPDVERPDAPALLRAFAPIPREPLPFPALLVTSRSDPWTAYDRAEDFAASWGAELVDAGEAGHLNGESGHGPWPEGLMRFAGFLRGL
- a CDS encoding UV damage repair endonuclease, giving the protein MTDDSPRLGFCCKFIPDEAPGTHPTLKAAKEAALAMNVTSVTIAHLRRLDPAGARDKLAAVVGHNLAALRRQIGWVAARPPLERLLRLASAILPGYTHPEVRDLYADPDFRRSIEAGLAGIGEAARAGGVRLSMHPGPFCILASRNPAALANGIAELDYHAEVMAMMGYGAGWHPHGAHVNIHVGAREPGLAGFRATLPRVSEAARHLVTVENDEDSFGLDDVLELGDLVPVVLDLHHHWIHSRGHYIAPDDPRIARIRESWRGVRPVSHVSVSREDLLVGHDPDALPDFAALLAAGLSGRALAAHSDLMWNRALNDVVALHLAWSDFEIEAKLKNLASTGLARQVGGPLALAAE
- a CDS encoding DUF3618 domain-containing protein, whose amino-acid sequence is MTQSISELEQEIEQTRARLDHTIDRIQDRLSPASIVDEMLGTVRQSPMSGLYDGALAAVRRNPVPVMLIVAGVGWLLHRVSEENRRRLHQEATAARAATVPVLNDGAVRIYDPDRPTDHPAADGVARPEAAQI
- a CDS encoding phage holin family protein, coding for MAEPSNGSIQGLLAEALRETTDLARKEIALFRTEMSNNLRTLFLGLGMVVGAAVFAVVALLVLVDALVKWLATLVHSEALAALIVGGVFLVVAVGLALAGSRAMSLSTLTPTRTTRQVRQDARVLSERVSG
- a CDS encoding alpha,alpha-trehalose-phosphate synthase (UDP-forming) — its product is MSRLIIVSNRVAVPEAGSKAVAAGGLAVALKEAFTAYRGLWFGWSGKIAEQPSGAPAIADRGRVRYAVMDLSPQDHREYYSGFANRALWPIMHYRLGLAAYSRADYAGYQRVNRIFAQALAGLIEPGDLIWVHDYHLIPLASELRGLGVANPIGYFHHIPWPSGEVFNTLPASNELLRAVADYDLIGLQTECDVHNLSRNLVDELRAIPLGGGSLMVDGRRTRIRSFPIGIDVEGFRQAADRAGMNRTVRDTIAGLRTRKLLIGVDRLDYSKGVPERMEAVERFFASNPDQRGNVVLLQIAPKSRTEVPEYEQLSRDVNEVLGNINGSLGEPSWTPIQYVTKAYPRAVLAGLYRAARVGLVTPMRDGMNLVAKEYVAAQSEDDPGVLVLSKFAGAARQLPEALLVNPYDRFEVAEAIRAALYMPKAERLERWKPMVERLGREDVDWWARTYLTELEAFRTIEREPPTAAEAAQ
- a CDS encoding LysR family transcriptional regulator, encoding MEHLGALNAFVQTAEAGGFAPAAARLGLSASAVGKAVARLEDRLAVRLFHRSTRSLTLTPEGAMFLDRCRRIFSEIEAAEIELSRTRRAPSGTLRVSLPLIGMLMMPAVMAFMRAYPEITLDLDFTDRLVDVIEEGFDAVIRTGEARDSRLMMRRLGAFSHRIVASPDYLAARGTPRAPEDLLAHACLHHRYPTTGKLQRWPLVRDGADLDLALPVTAVASTLEPQLCLAEEGFGLACLPLFAVQRFLRRGALVAVLRDHLREVGAFHILWPASRHPSPKLAAFVAFMGENLLRETDPLRCRQDVQDS
- a CDS encoding MFS transporter, producing MRTPPASHPSRGEGLPLPGLLALAMAGFITILTEALPAGLLPQIGADLAVSEAVAGQFVTVYAAGSLLAAIPVTAATRPLRRRPLLIAAIAGFAVANTVTTLSGSYALTLAARAVAGISAGLLWALLAGYAARMLPEAARGRAIAVAMAGTPLALSIGIPAGTFLGALIGWRACFGLVTGLSGILIVWVLAALPDPPGQAAGRGLPLSRVASMAGIRPVLAATLTFVLAHTILYTYIAPFLDAAGLGARTDRVLLVFGAASVLGLGIVGLLVDRRLRTLTLLSTALFGLSALGLALGGGAALLIAAVAAWGLAFGGAATLFQTALSRSAGDEADVAQAMLVTTWNLAIAGGGLLLERVGAQGLPPALMILLVPSFLVVLRARHHGFPPAAPPSPLEGA